The Deinococcus multiflagellatus nucleotide sequence GCATGGGGCAATAGCTGGGCGGCGAGAGCGTGGCCGACCTCGTGGTAGGCGGTGACCTTGCGGTCGGCCTCACGCACCACCAGCGAGCGCCGCTCCGGGCCCATCAGCACCCGGTCACGCGCCTCATCCACATCCCGCATCGTGATCCGCCCCCGCCCCGACCGCGCCGCCAGCAGCGCCGCTTCATTGAGCAGGTTCTCCAGATCTGCCCCCACCATCCCCGCCGTCCGCCGCGCAATCACCCCCAGGTCCACCCCGGCATCCAACGGCTTTTTGCGGGCATGAATGCGCAGGATCATCTCCCGGCCCCGCACATCCGGCGCGTCCACCACCACCTGCCGGTCAAAGCGCCCTGGACGCAGCAACGCGGCGTCGAGCACATCGGGGCGGTTGGTGGCGGCCAGGATGATCACCTCCTGTCCACTGCCAAAGCCGTCCATCTCCACCAGCAACTGATTGAGGGTCTGTTCGCGTTCATCGTTGCCGCCCTGGAAGCCCAGGCCGCGCTTGCGGCCCACGGCGTCGATCTCGTCAATGAAGACGATGCAGGGGGCCG carries:
- a CDS encoding AAA family ATPase, coding for PHGVLLVGPPGSGKTLLAKAVAGEARVPYFSISGSDFVEMFVGVGAARVRDLFEQARKSAPCIVFIDEIDAVGRKRGLGFQGGNDEREQTLNQLLVEMDGFGSGQEVIILAATNRPDVLDAALLRPGRFDRQVVVDAPDVRGREMILRIHARKKPLDAGVDLGVIARRTAGMVGADLENLLNEAALLAARSGRGRITMRDVDEARDRVLMGPERRSLVVREADRKVTAYHEVGHALAAQLLPHA